The Paenibacillus sp. 481 DNA window CGCGTATTTCGTTCGTTCAGGAGAATCGTGAATCGTTGTTTTCACCATTTCAAGCAGATTAGACATTTTGCTTTCGGAAAATTCATGATCTGGGCGATTGCCCAACAGCCAACAATAACAGCTCCAGCCTGCCGACATTCTCAATTCCTCGCCGCTTGTGATCCAGTCATCCGCAACTTCTTGTGCAATATCTGCTTCAGCTAAAGTTACTGCAACTACATAATCGGACAGCATATAAAAATAAGCCGTATCCATCCAACGGTCAAAATCCGCCTTGGTCATTGCTTTGGGGTCTGCAATCACACCTGCAAAGTACATGGCGTCGTAGTTCCCAGTGGCGTAAAGCTGCTCAGCCAAGGATTGATCTATTTTGATCTTTCTCGCAAGCGGCTTCATTTGGCCTGTAGCCACGCCAAAAAGAGGCTCTTGAGCGCCATTGGACATATATATTTTTTTGGTTCGTTCCTTACCGAGCGCTTCGAGCTCTTGCATGATCGTTTCTAAATCCATCGTATATCACTTCTTTCATGTGCATGTTTTCCTTTAAAGGGATAACCATCAAATCCATAAATCCATTACTCATGTCATGTTTCCATTGCTTTCTCTATTATACAAAAAGGTACCCATAGCCCGCACTTTTTTGAAGTGTCTAGATTATGGGTACCCGTTTTCATAATGTGCTACGCCGTAGTTCATAAAAATATTGCACAATGGGATGCTTTAACT harbors:
- a CDS encoding DNA alkylation repair protein, with protein sequence MDLETIMQELEALGKERTKKIYMSNGAQEPLFGVATGQMKPLARKIKIDQSLAEQLYATGNYDAMYFAGVIADPKAMTKADFDRWMDTAYFYMLSDYVVAVTLAEADIAQEVADDWITSGEELRMSAGWSCYCWLLGNRPDHEFSESKMSNLLEMVKTTIHDSPERTKYAMNNFIYTVATSYSPLHDQAVEIAKTVGPVEVQKDKAKSKFLNASDNIQKAVDKGQLGFKRKHVRC